In one Oleidesulfovibrio alaskensis DSM 16109 genomic region, the following are encoded:
- a CDS encoding ABC transporter permease, protein MLHFLIKRLLQVIPTVLGISVLVFFMIHLVPGDPAEMMLGERANEKALTELRQQLGLDKPLYVQYGLFMSRLAQGDLGRALRTNEKITTEIATHFPATLELALVAIVFAVTLGMLAGIVSATRQYSLFDYGSMVLSLIGVSMPIFWLGLVLMIIFSVNLGWLPLSGRLSYDITLEPVTNLYLIDSIIQGNWAAFKDALHHIIMPAFTLSTIPMAIIARMTRSSMLEVLRQDYIRTAKAKGLSPRAVHYKHALRNALIPIVTIIGLQFSILLGGAILTETIFAWPGIGSWLLNAVYARDFNAVQGGTMLIATLFVLINVLVDLLYAVINPRIKV, encoded by the coding sequence TTGCTACATTTTCTGATAAAAAGACTGCTTCAGGTCATTCCCACAGTGCTCGGCATATCCGTGCTGGTCTTTTTCATGATCCACCTTGTGCCGGGAGACCCTGCGGAAATGATGCTGGGGGAGCGTGCCAACGAAAAAGCCCTGACGGAACTGCGCCAGCAGCTGGGGCTGGATAAACCCCTGTATGTTCAGTACGGACTGTTCATGTCCAGACTGGCACAGGGCGATCTGGGCCGCGCACTGCGAACCAACGAAAAAATAACCACCGAGATAGCCACACATTTTCCCGCCACGCTGGAACTGGCGCTGGTGGCCATAGTATTTGCCGTTACGCTGGGCATGCTGGCGGGTATTGTTTCCGCCACGCGCCAGTATTCGCTGTTCGATTACGGCTCCATGGTGCTGTCGCTCATCGGGGTTTCCATGCCTATTTTCTGGCTGGGGCTGGTGCTGATGATCATATTTTCAGTCAATCTCGGCTGGCTGCCGCTGTCGGGCAGGCTTTCCTATGACATCACGCTGGAGCCTGTAACCAATCTGTACCTTATCGATTCCATCATTCAGGGCAACTGGGCGGCTTTCAAAGATGCTCTGCACCACATCATCATGCCGGCCTTCACCCTGAGCACCATTCCCATGGCCATCATCGCCCGCATGACCCGGTCAAGCATGCTCGAAGTGCTGCGGCAGGATTACATACGCACCGCCAAAGCCAAGGGGCTGTCGCCGCGCGCCGTGCACTACAAGCACGCCCTGCGCAATGCGCTCATCCCCATTGTCACCATCATCGGGCTGCAGTTCAGCATTCTGCTGGGCGGCGCCATACTTACAGAAACCATCTTTGCATGGCCGGGCATAGGGTCGTGGCTGCTCAATGCCGTGTATGCGCGTGATTTCAACGCGGTACAGGGCGGCACCATGCTTATCGCCACGCTGTTTGTGCTCATCAACGTGCTTGTGGACCTGCTGTATGCTGTCATCAACCCGAGGATCAAGGTGTAG
- a CDS encoding ABC transporter ATP-binding protein: MSNSTADTGNAAAALVELKGLKKYYEVKGSLRRAGGHVKAVDGVDLDILRGETLGLVGESGCGKSTLGRAILRLEEPTGGSVMFDGTDVLRQTRKQMIPLRARMQIIFQDPYSSLNPRQTVGQIIGEGLVIHGMGSKAERLDRVRYLMDKVGLRPGHIGRYPHEFSGGQRQRIGVARALALQPELIICDEPVSALDVSIQAQVINLLMDLQDEFNLTYLFVSHDLSVVRHISDRVAVMYLGRIVELADKNELYANPCHPYTRILLKAAPVAAVDVVPQREGLKGELPTPLNPPSGCHFHPRCPEATPRCAAETPALTTLENGHRVRCFLYSEETI; this comes from the coding sequence ATGTCGAACAGTACTGCCGATACAGGCAACGCAGCCGCCGCTCTGGTAGAGCTGAAGGGCCTGAAGAAATATTACGAAGTGAAAGGCAGCCTGCGCCGCGCGGGCGGTCATGTGAAGGCCGTGGACGGAGTTGATCTGGATATTCTGCGCGGTGAAACACTGGGCCTTGTAGGGGAATCAGGCTGTGGCAAGTCGACACTGGGACGAGCCATACTGCGGCTGGAAGAACCCACCGGCGGCAGCGTCATGTTTGACGGTACCGACGTGCTGCGTCAGACCCGCAAACAGATGATCCCGCTGCGGGCACGCATGCAGATCATCTTTCAGGACCCTTACTCCTCGCTCAACCCGCGGCAGACAGTGGGCCAGATAATCGGTGAGGGGCTGGTCATACACGGCATGGGCAGCAAGGCCGAGCGGCTGGACCGTGTACGCTACCTTATGGACAAAGTGGGCCTGCGACCGGGCCACATAGGGCGTTATCCGCATGAATTTTCCGGCGGCCAGCGCCAGCGCATAGGTGTGGCGCGGGCACTGGCTCTGCAGCCGGAACTTATTATCTGTGACGAGCCTGTCTCCGCACTTGACGTATCCATTCAGGCACAGGTGATCAACCTGCTGATGGACCTGCAGGATGAATTCAACCTGACCTACCTTTTTGTTTCGCATGATCTGAGCGTTGTCAGACACATAAGTGACAGGGTGGCCGTCATGTATCTGGGACGCATAGTGGAGCTGGCCGACAAAAACGAGCTGTATGCCAACCCCTGCCACCCCTACACACGTATCCTGCTCAAAGCGGCCCCCGTGGCCGCGGTGGACGTTGTTCCGCAGCGCGAAGGTCTGAAGGGAGAACTGCCCACTCCTCTCAACCCGCCATCGGGCTGTCATTTTCACCCGCGGTGTCCGGAGGCCACACCGCGGTGTGCCGCTGAAACTCCGGCTCTCACCACACTGGAAAACGGACACCGTGTGCGCTGTTTTCTGTATTCCGAAGAAACCATCTGA
- a CDS encoding ABC transporter ATP-binding protein, with amino-acid sequence MSEPLLSVEGLSTYFYTDRGVAKAVGDVSYSITPGETLGVVGESGCGKSVTALSVMRLIPEPPGRIVSGKIMFDGTDLLSLSEKQMRHVRGNKISMIFQEPMTSLNPVFRVGDQIAETLILHEDLSKKAARDRSVELLKKVGIPSPESRVEDYPHQMSGGMRQRVMIAMALACNPKLIIADEPTTALDVTIQAQILELMDNLRETTGTAIQLITHDLGVIAETAHKVVVMYAGRVVEQAEVRELFNNPLHPYTRGLMRSIPGLGAHADKERLETIPGMVPSLLNLPQGCRFHDRCRHAFDRCRLEEPQLDPAADGHLVRCWLCQE; translated from the coding sequence ATGTCTGAACCGCTTCTTTCCGTCGAAGGCCTTTCGACTTACTTTTATACCGACAGAGGCGTTGCCAAAGCCGTGGGTGATGTCAGCTACTCCATCACCCCCGGAGAAACACTGGGAGTTGTCGGCGAGTCGGGCTGCGGCAAAAGCGTCACCGCGCTTTCAGTCATGCGGCTCATTCCCGAACCGCCGGGCAGAATAGTCTCCGGCAAAATCATGTTTGACGGTACTGACCTGCTGAGCCTGTCCGAAAAACAGATGCGCCATGTCCGCGGCAACAAGATATCCATGATCTTTCAGGAACCGATGACATCGCTCAACCCCGTGTTCCGTGTGGGTGACCAGATTGCCGAAACCCTCATCCTGCACGAAGACCTGAGCAAAAAAGCCGCCCGCGACAGGTCGGTTGAACTGCTGAAAAAAGTGGGGATTCCCTCTCCTGAATCCAGGGTGGAAGATTACCCGCACCAGATGAGCGGCGGTATGCGCCAGCGCGTGATGATAGCCATGGCGCTGGCATGCAACCCCAAGCTGATCATCGCGGACGAACCCACCACCGCGCTGGATGTGACTATACAGGCACAGATACTTGAGCTGATGGATAACCTGCGCGAGACAACCGGCACCGCCATTCAGCTTATCACTCATGATCTTGGCGTGATAGCGGAAACAGCGCATAAAGTTGTGGTCATGTACGCCGGACGGGTGGTGGAGCAGGCCGAAGTCCGCGAGCTGTTCAACAACCCTCTTCACCCCTACACGCGCGGCCTCATGCGCTCCATCCCCGGACTGGGCGCACATGCGGACAAGGAACGTCTGGAAACCATTCCGGGCATGGTTCCTTCGCTGCTCAACCTGCCGCAGGGGTGCCGCTTTCATGACCGGTGCAGACACGCCTTCGACCGCTGCCGTCTGGAAGAACCCCAGCTTGATCCGGCAGCCGACGGGCATCTTGTACGCTGCTGGCTGTGTCAGGAATAA
- the nikC gene encoding nickel transporter permease, whose protein sequence is MSQVLTGTTAAQEEKSHTPLVEAMLRLHKNRTAMAGLVIVGIFVFLALFGPLIAPHDPLEQSLYNKLKPPVWDARGSMSFFLGTDDFGRDLLSRLIHGARISMLVGVVSVSISLFFGTIAGAVAGFYRGWVDVIIMRVMDILLAFPSILLAIVIVAFLGPSLENAMIAIGIVSIPRYARIVRGSVLEEYSKDYVQAARALGASDFRLIFQHILPNCLAPLIVQTTLGFASAILEAAALSFLGLGAQPPTPEWGAMLAGGRALILRAWWVVTFPGITILLAVLGFNLLGDGLRDALDPRLRD, encoded by the coding sequence ATGTCTCAGGTACTTACAGGCACCACCGCTGCCCAAGAGGAAAAATCACACACCCCTCTGGTCGAAGCCATGCTGAGGCTGCACAAAAACCGCACAGCCATGGCCGGACTCGTCATTGTGGGCATATTTGTATTTCTGGCCTTGTTCGGCCCGCTTATAGCGCCGCATGACCCGCTGGAACAGTCACTGTACAACAAGCTCAAACCGCCGGTATGGGATGCCAGAGGCAGCATGAGCTTTTTTCTGGGAACCGATGATTTCGGCCGCGACCTTCTTTCGCGCCTCATACACGGCGCCCGCATTTCCATGCTTGTCGGGGTGGTATCGGTATCCATCTCTTTGTTTTTCGGCACCATTGCCGGTGCAGTGGCCGGTTTTTACCGTGGCTGGGTCGATGTCATCATCATGCGCGTCATGGACATTCTGCTGGCTTTCCCCAGCATTCTGCTGGCTATCGTCATTGTGGCTTTTTTAGGCCCCAGTCTGGAAAACGCCATGATCGCCATCGGTATCGTATCCATTCCGCGCTATGCCCGCATCGTACGCGGCAGTGTGCTGGAAGAATATTCCAAAGACTATGTGCAGGCCGCCCGCGCGCTGGGAGCCTCCGACTTCCGTCTTATTTTTCAGCACATTCTGCCCAACTGTCTGGCGCCGCTCATCGTGCAGACCACGCTGGGCTTCGCTTCCGCCATTCTAGAGGCGGCAGCCCTCAGCTTTCTGGGGCTGGGCGCGCAGCCTCCGACCCCGGAATGGGGGGCCATGCTGGCCGGCGGCCGCGCATTGATTCTGCGCGCATGGTGGGTGGTCACCTTTCCGGGCATCACCATACTGCTGGCCGTTCTCGGCTTTAACCTGCTGGGCGACGGGCTGCGTGATGCGCTCGACCCGAGACTGCGCGATTAG